One Arthrobacter sp. StoSoilB20 DNA segment encodes these proteins:
- the uxaC gene encoding glucuronate isomerase, whose translation MSQSIAAHPDRLLPADPGTRSIARSLLERVQDLPIISPHGHVDAAVIEQNTPFPDPAALLVSPDHYVTRLIHANGVPMDQLLAGTASAPESRQIWRTFVEAWPLFEGTASGYWLRTQFDNVFKLGADLSELPADASYDAIAAKLVEPDFRPRQLFKDFNIEVLATTDDPLDNLASHKALSEDPSFNGRVLPTFRPDAYLNVAHPSWSSNVDRLIEAAADGATGYAGYIAALENRRRYFVEHGAVSADHGVRTPATLKLDPADAEALFERARAGKATAADRDAFEAHMMYQMARMSVEDGLVMTIHPGSYRNHHGPTFENFGADTGHDIPFAVNYTEAVRPLLQDFGTAKDFHLVLFTLDETVFSRELAPLAGFYPSVYIGAPWWFLDAPDAMLRFRSAVTETAGFSRSSGFIDDTRAFCSIPARHDASRRIEAAFLARLVAEHRVTEDRAHELILDVVDSSPRRVFKL comes from the coding sequence ATGTCACAGTCCATCGCAGCACACCCTGACCGGCTCCTGCCCGCAGATCCCGGGACGCGCAGCATCGCGCGGTCCTTGCTGGAGCGCGTCCAGGACCTGCCCATCATTTCCCCGCACGGCCACGTTGACGCCGCAGTCATCGAGCAGAACACGCCGTTCCCCGATCCCGCTGCCCTCCTGGTCAGCCCGGACCACTACGTCACCCGCCTGATCCACGCCAACGGTGTTCCGATGGATCAGCTGCTTGCCGGCACCGCGTCCGCACCGGAGTCCCGGCAGATCTGGCGCACCTTCGTGGAGGCCTGGCCCCTGTTCGAGGGAACAGCTTCCGGATACTGGCTGCGCACGCAGTTCGACAACGTCTTCAAGCTCGGCGCCGACCTCAGCGAGCTTCCTGCCGATGCAAGCTACGACGCCATTGCCGCCAAGCTGGTGGAACCGGACTTCCGCCCGCGGCAACTCTTCAAGGACTTCAACATCGAGGTCCTGGCCACCACGGATGATCCCCTGGACAACCTGGCCAGCCACAAAGCCCTGTCCGAGGACCCGAGCTTCAACGGCCGCGTCCTGCCCACCTTCCGCCCGGACGCCTACCTGAACGTGGCCCACCCCAGCTGGAGCTCCAACGTGGACCGGCTCATCGAGGCCGCTGCCGACGGCGCCACCGGCTACGCCGGCTACATCGCAGCGCTGGAAAACCGGCGTCGTTATTTCGTGGAACATGGCGCTGTCTCCGCAGACCACGGCGTCCGCACCCCGGCCACGCTCAAGCTGGACCCTGCCGACGCTGAAGCGCTCTTCGAACGGGCCCGCGCCGGCAAGGCAACGGCCGCAGACCGCGATGCGTTCGAGGCCCACATGATGTACCAGATGGCCCGGATGTCCGTGGAGGACGGCCTGGTCATGACCATCCACCCAGGCTCGTACCGGAACCACCACGGGCCCACCTTCGAGAACTTTGGCGCCGACACCGGCCACGATATTCCGTTTGCCGTGAACTACACCGAGGCCGTCCGTCCGTTGCTGCAGGACTTCGGCACGGCCAAGGATTTCCACCTGGTGCTCTTCACCCTGGATGAGACGGTGTTCTCCCGCGAACTGGCGCCTCTGGCCGGCTTCTACCCATCCGTCTACATCGGTGCCCCCTGGTGGTTCCTCGACGCACCGGACGCCATGTTGCGCTTCCGTTCGGCCGTCACTGAAACCGCCGGATTCTCCCGCTCCTCGGGGTTCATTGATGACACCCGGGCCTTCTGCTCCATCCCGGCACGGCACGACGCCTCCCGCAGGATCGAAGCCGCCTTCCTCGCGCGTCTCGTAGCCGAGCACCGCGTGACTGAAGACCGCGCGCATGAGCTGATCCTCGACGTCGTCGATTCCTCGCCCCGACGGGTGTTCAAGCTATGA
- a CDS encoding LacI family DNA-binding transcriptional regulator, translating into MTDVTSNGAAPAPAKRGRGEKSSATIYDIAKLAGVNPSTVSRALSKPGRVSAKTQKIIEDAAAELNYQVNPFARALPTGRTQTIGLIVADITNPTFFDIIRGAETTGSARDYTLVLAESAESPETEVTAARRLLSTVDGLILASPRMDDDHIRALAADKPVAVINREIQGVPCVVPDVNKGISEAVRSLAANGHEKLAYVAGPKQSWMTARRWDGVKAAAEWSKLSAVRLESSKPTVDGGRQVARDVLESGATAVITYNDLLAIGLMQELQAGGMRVPDQISIVGFDDIFGADFTTPALTTVRSPLGECGTRAVTILLDMLQGHDAPGEAVRVETELVVRGSSGRLLA; encoded by the coding sequence GTGACTGACGTGACGAGCAACGGAGCAGCACCCGCCCCTGCCAAAAGAGGGCGGGGGGAGAAGTCTTCTGCCACGATCTATGACATCGCCAAGCTGGCGGGGGTGAATCCCTCCACCGTCTCGCGTGCCCTGAGCAAGCCCGGCCGTGTCAGCGCCAAGACGCAGAAGATCATTGAGGATGCTGCCGCTGAGCTGAACTACCAGGTGAACCCTTTTGCACGTGCCCTGCCTACAGGCCGTACACAGACCATCGGCTTGATCGTTGCGGACATCACCAACCCCACGTTCTTCGACATCATCCGCGGCGCTGAAACCACCGGTTCGGCCCGGGACTACACTCTGGTCCTGGCTGAGTCAGCGGAGTCGCCGGAAACGGAAGTGACCGCGGCCCGCCGGCTCCTGAGCACGGTGGACGGACTGATCCTGGCCAGCCCGCGCATGGACGACGACCACATCCGTGCTTTGGCTGCGGACAAACCCGTCGCCGTCATCAACCGCGAGATCCAAGGCGTTCCGTGCGTGGTTCCGGACGTCAACAAGGGCATCAGCGAGGCCGTGCGCAGCCTGGCCGCCAATGGCCACGAGAAGCTCGCGTACGTGGCCGGCCCCAAGCAGTCCTGGATGACGGCCCGCCGCTGGGACGGCGTCAAAGCCGCCGCCGAGTGGTCCAAGCTCAGCGCGGTGCGCCTTGAGTCGTCCAAACCAACGGTCGACGGCGGCCGGCAGGTTGCGCGCGACGTCCTGGAAAGCGGGGCGACGGCGGTGATCACCTACAACGACCTCCTGGCCATCGGGCTGATGCAGGAACTGCAGGCCGGCGGCATGCGCGTTCCGGACCAGATCAGCATTGTTGGCTTTGATGACATCTTTGGCGCCGATTTCACCACTCCTGCCCTCACGACGGTCCGTTCGCCGTTGGGGGAGTGCGGCACCCGCGCCGTGACCATCCTCCTGGACATGCTCCAAGGCCATGACGCTCCCGGCGAAGCAGTCCGGGTGGAAACGGAGCTCGTGGTGCGCGGCTCCAGTGGGCGCCTGCTGGCGTAG
- a CDS encoding Gfo/Idh/MocA family oxidoreductase, whose translation MSKKVRLGIIGLGQQGGAYARFINDGLVPNMEIAAICDIDPAKKELAASQYPGVPFFEDYITMLESGAVDAIVTCVPHFLHPEMAIETLKRNIHALVEKPAGVYTKQVKELNEFAASKPELSFGIMFNQRNNPLYKKLKEIVDNGEIGSIRRTNWIITNWWRPQGYYNSSEWRATWGGEGGGVLVNQAPHQLDLWQWICGVPKSVYSKVAFGFRRDIAVEDEVTAVVDYGDGATGVFVTATHDIVGTDRFEILGDQGKIVVEDSKVATVTRLVKPEREISDSMGMDDVRKLFMGQLNREELYSTEVIEFESVWGGQHAGVLENFAANILDGTPLLAPGSDGINGVRLANAIHLSAWTGKEVALDFDEDEFLHELNKRIAEEGKFAERS comes from the coding sequence ATGAGTAAAAAAGTACGCCTCGGCATCATCGGCCTTGGCCAGCAGGGCGGCGCCTATGCCCGGTTCATCAATGATGGGCTGGTCCCGAACATGGAGATCGCCGCTATTTGCGACATCGATCCCGCGAAGAAGGAGCTCGCAGCCTCCCAGTACCCAGGTGTCCCGTTCTTTGAGGACTACATCACGATGCTGGAGAGCGGTGCGGTGGATGCGATAGTTACCTGCGTGCCGCACTTCCTGCACCCGGAGATGGCCATCGAAACCCTCAAGCGCAACATCCACGCACTCGTGGAGAAACCTGCCGGCGTTTACACCAAGCAGGTGAAGGAGCTCAACGAGTTCGCGGCCTCCAAGCCGGAGCTCTCCTTCGGCATCATGTTCAACCAGCGCAACAACCCGTTGTACAAGAAGCTCAAGGAGATCGTCGATAACGGCGAGATCGGCAGCATTCGCCGCACCAACTGGATCATCACCAACTGGTGGCGTCCGCAGGGTTACTACAACTCCAGCGAATGGCGCGCCACGTGGGGCGGCGAGGGCGGCGGCGTCCTGGTCAACCAGGCCCCGCACCAGCTGGACCTCTGGCAGTGGATCTGTGGCGTCCCGAAGTCGGTGTACTCGAAGGTGGCGTTCGGCTTCCGCCGTGACATCGCCGTCGAGGATGAAGTGACCGCCGTCGTGGATTATGGCGACGGCGCCACCGGCGTTTTCGTCACGGCCACCCACGACATCGTGGGAACCGACAGGTTCGAAATCCTGGGCGACCAAGGCAAGATCGTGGTGGAAGACAGCAAAGTGGCCACGGTTACCCGCCTGGTCAAGCCGGAGAGGGAAATCAGCGACTCGATGGGCATGGACGATGTCCGCAAGCTCTTCATGGGCCAGCTGAACCGGGAAGAGCTCTACAGCACGGAAGTCATTGAATTCGAGTCCGTCTGGGGCGGCCAGCATGCAGGGGTCCTGGAGAACTTTGCTGCCAACATCCTGGACGGTACTCCGCTGCTGGCCCCGGGCTCCGATGGCATCAACGGTGTCCGTTTGGCCAACGCCATCCACCTCTCGGCCTGGACGGGCAAGGAAGTGGCGCTGGACTTTGACGAGGACGAGTTCCTGCATGAACTGAACAAGCGAATCGCCGAAGAGGGCAAGTTCGCCGAACGATCCTAA